CTTTTGCACTAATAATACTTTTTGGTTCGTTCTTACTTTGTGCAAAACTTACACCTGCCATTAAAAATAAAACGACACTAAATAGAATAATTTTTGTTTTCATATCTACGATTTAGGGATTAAAAAAAACAAATCTATGTAATTAATCGTTAAAAACAAGCGTTTTATCGAATTTTTTATTATGTTTTTTACATTTTATGATTTTAGCTGATATAAACAGCTAGTTTTTAGATGCAATAAGTTGTGCTAATCATTGAATTTATTAGCATGAGATAGTTTTGATGTCATTGGCGTTCGATTAAAGATTTAAGACTCTTTAAAAGAAAATAGAATAAAGAATATAGACATACGAAAATAGACTAAATGACAACAAATTGGTATTCAAATGTCTTTTTGTATGTCTGTTTTAATAATCATTAAACAATTAATTAACGTAAGTTCGATATAAAACGATATGCAAATTTTTGATTATTATATGATTAAAAAATAGTATTTCTGTCACCTCGAGCATTATTGAAAATGAAAATACATTTTTATTTGAAGATAAAAGCGCAGCTTACGAGAGGTTTTTAGACTTTGATACCTTTAAATAAGGTCTCGACTTTAGTTTATCTTGAGCGAAGACGAAAGGCTCGACCAGACAGTGTTAATACAAATGATTGATTTTCAGATAAGGATAAATCGAGTTAATTATTAACGTGAGTTTGACATAATAATCACTCTCATCAGTTAGTTAAGTTTTAATAATAAAAATTGTTGTCATCCCGAATGAAGAATGAGGATGAATCCCATAAGTACAAGATTTAGCTTACGCAGAACCTAAAGGTTGCACGTACCTTACGCTGTCAAAATGACAAAAAAATTGAGACACCAATAGATACTGAAAATCCGTAACAAAAGCATTTAAAAAACAATGAACTCGTTTATATGTTAATTTTCCTTAACCGTAAAGCATTCGCTATAACCGATACAGAGCTAAAACTCATTGCTAATGCCGCAATCATGGGTGATAATAACAATCCAAAAAATGGATATAAAACGCCCGCAGCAATAGGTACACCTAACACATTGTAAACAAATGCGAAAAACAGGTTCTGCTTAATATTTTTAACAACGCCGTGGCTAAGCTTTTTAGCTTTAACAATACCTTGCAAATCTCCCTTTACAAGCGTCATTGAAGCACTTTCAATAGCTACATCGGTTCCAGTTCCCATCGCTACACCAACATCAGATTGTGCTAATGCAGGTGCATCATTAATTCCATCGCCTGCCATAGCGACTATTTTTCCTTGTTCTTGAAGTACTTTAATTTCGTTTAACTTATCCTCTGGAAGACATTCTGCTTTGTAGTGTTTTAAATTTAACTGTTCTGCCACCGCTTTAGCAGTATTTTTATTGTCTCCAGTAAGCATGATCACATCCACTCCTAAATGTTGGAGTTCTTTAATGGCATTTTTACTGGTTGGTTTAATAGCATCAAAAATGGTTATATAGCCAACGGCTTCATCAGCCACTGCAATATATGATACTGTTTTTCCTTGTTCTTGTTCGCTCACTACTTTATTTGTTAAATCTTCTGGGATAGAAATTGATAATTGCTCTAAAAGTTTTGCATTCCCTAAAGCTATTTTTTTCATTCCAACGGTTCCTATAACGCCTTTTCCAGCAACAGCTTCAAAATCATTCACTTTAATAACCGAAACATTTTTCAATTTGCCATAGCTCACAACAGCTTCTGCTAAAGGGTGCTCACTATATTGATTTAATGACGTCATAAACTCAACTAAAGTTTCTTCTTTGAGTTCACTTGTGGAAATGACTTTTTCAACAGATGGCTTTCCTTCGGTAATCGTTCCCGTTTTATCAATAATTAATGTATTCACTTTATCCATTTTCTCTAAAGCTTCCGCATTTTTTATCAATACTCCAGATTGCGCGCCTCTGCCAACACCAACCATTACAGACATAGGTGTTGCCAAACCTAATGCACATGGACATGCTATGATTAATACAGCTATGGCATTTACAAGTGCGAATACATAAGCGGGTTCTGGACCATAAATAGCCCAAGCTACAAACGTAATCACCGAAACGCCAATAACAATGGGCACAAAGTATTTAGAGATTCTATCCGCTAACTTTTGAATAGGTGCTTTAGACCGGCTTGCAGTGTTCACCATATGGATGATTTGGGAAAGCAAGGTTTCTGAACCCACTTTTTCAGCTTTCATAATGAATGATTTTGTCCCATTAATTGTTCCTGAACTTACATTATCATCAACCTCCTTATCAACGGGAATTGGTTCTCCTGTAATCATCGATTCATCTATACTACTATGGCCTTCTACAATAATACCGTCTACGGGAATTTTTTCTCCGGGTTTTACCCGTAGTAAATTACCTTGTTGAATTTTATCAATGGCTATGACCTTATCTTGACCATCTTCAACTAAAGTAGCTGTTGACGGAACTAATTTTAATAATTCCTTAATGGCACCGCTTGTTTGACTATGCGCCTTGGCTTCCAATAATTGTCCCAACAACACCAGAGTTAAAATGACCGTGGTCGCTTCAAAATAGACAAATACGTTTCCATCTGCAGTTTTAAAGTCGTCTGGAAATATATTAGGGAACAACAAGGCAAATACACTA
This genomic window from Mariniflexile sp. TRM1-10 contains:
- a CDS encoding heavy metal translocating P-type ATPase — its product is MTHTYHIHGMTCMGCRSHVEETLSKVKGVLNATVNLEKAEAVIEMETHIPIETFQKALKSEGSRYSIHNLGEKPHLTSPKGKNSLKHNKEDAQISNNGREQGGVYYCPMHCEGDKTYDKPGDCPVCGMDLVEERTVASTGTQFTCPMHPEIVKDEPGSCPICGMDLVPMEADTSEEDKTYKKLLKKFWISVAFTIPIFLLAMSEMLDHNPMYDLLEQKYWNWIQFALSIPVVFYATWMFFERAYKSIVTWNLNMFTLIGIGSGIAWVFSVFALLFPNIFPDDFKTADGNVFVYFEATTVILTLVLLGQLLEAKAHSQTSGAIKELLKLVPSTATLVEDGQDKVIAIDKIQQGNLLRVKPGEKIPVDGIIVEGHSSIDESMITGEPIPVDKEVDDNVSSGTINGTKSFIMKAEKVGSETLLSQIIHMVNTASRSKAPIQKLADRISKYFVPIVIGVSVITFVAWAIYGPEPAYVFALVNAIAVLIIACPCALGLATPMSVMVGVGRGAQSGVLIKNAEALEKMDKVNTLIIDKTGTITEGKPSVEKVISTSELKEETLVEFMTSLNQYSEHPLAEAVVSYGKLKNVSVIKVNDFEAVAGKGVIGTVGMKKIALGNAKLLEQLSISIPEDLTNKVVSEQEQGKTVSYIAVADEAVGYITIFDAIKPTSKNAIKELQHLGVDVIMLTGDNKNTAKAVAEQLNLKHYKAECLPEDKLNEIKVLQEQGKIVAMAGDGINDAPALAQSDVGVAMGTGTDVAIESASMTLVKGDLQGIVKAKKLSHGVVKNIKQNLFFAFVYNVLGVPIAAGVLYPFFGLLLSPMIAALAMSFSSVSVIANALRLRKINI